Proteins from a genomic interval of Verrucomicrobium sp.:
- a CDS encoding aldo/keto reductase: protein MSFSPARRRLGPFEVYPLGLGCMGMSEFYGERDEAEALATLAEAFAQGVDFIDTADMYGLGHNEELVGKALKAWGKRDRVVLATKFGIVRDPARPEWRAISGRPEYVRQACDASLKRLGVDHIDLYYQHRVDPETPIEETVGAMAELVQAGKVRLLGLSEAAPETIRRAHAVHPISALQTEYSLWSRDPEEHVLPLCRELGIKFVPYSPLGRGFLTGQIRKPEDFAADDRRKDMPRFQGENFRKNLDLVEHLGRIAQEKGCTPAQLALAWVLAQGEDLLPIPGTKRRKYLAENLGALQLTLSPTELERIDAIAAPAAVAGTRYSASGMQVVHR, encoded by the coding sequence ATGAGTTTTTCCCCTGCCAGACGCCGCCTCGGTCCCTTTGAAGTCTACCCCCTCGGCCTCGGCTGCATGGGGATGTCGGAGTTCTACGGGGAGCGGGACGAGGCGGAGGCCCTGGCCACCCTGGCGGAGGCCTTCGCGCAGGGGGTCGACTTCATCGACACCGCCGACATGTACGGCCTGGGCCACAACGAGGAGCTGGTGGGCAAGGCCCTGAAGGCCTGGGGCAAGCGGGACCGCGTCGTCCTGGCGACGAAGTTCGGCATCGTCCGCGATCCGGCCCGGCCCGAGTGGCGCGCCATTTCCGGCCGTCCGGAATACGTCCGCCAGGCCTGCGACGCCTCCCTCAAGCGGCTGGGCGTCGACCACATCGACCTTTACTACCAGCACCGCGTCGATCCGGAGACGCCGATCGAGGAGACCGTGGGCGCGATGGCGGAGCTGGTGCAGGCGGGCAAGGTCCGCCTCCTGGGCCTTTCGGAAGCCGCGCCGGAAACGATCCGCCGCGCCCATGCCGTCCACCCCATCTCTGCCCTGCAGACGGAATACTCCCTTTGGAGCCGGGATCCGGAGGAGCACGTCCTGCCCCTGTGCCGGGAGCTGGGGATCAAGTTCGTCCCCTACAGCCCGCTGGGCCGCGGCTTTCTGACGGGCCAGATCCGCAAGCCGGAAGACTTTGCCGCAGACGACCGCCGCAAGGACATGCCCCGCTTCCAGGGGGAGAATTTCCGCAAGAACCTCGACCTGGTCGAGCACCTCGGCCGGATCGCGCAGGAAAAGGGGTGCACGCCCGCGCAGCTGGCGCTGGCCTGGGTGCTGGCCCAGGGAGAGGATCTCCTGCCCATCCCGGGCACGAAGCGCCGGAAGTACCTGGCGGAAAACCTGGGCGCGCTTCAGTTGACTCTCAGCCCCACGGAGCTGGAACGGATCGACGCCATCGCCGCGCCCGCCGCCGTGGCGGGGACCCGCTACTCGGCGTCAGGGATGCAGGTTGTCCACCGCTAG
- a CDS encoding autotransporter domain-containing protein, with protein sequence MRGALTFLTVFLLSAASLPAVTNPTPVVSSADSVTVSDPGSTITFWKSQTALTGNQITAAEALIALSPSDARIIALATDNGAASINYIDAAGVSDFASTARAIGSDTLTMVKTTGAAGAPTSGTFNPGLTEDDNVVIQAKGFLYIPAGTWTLTVKSDDANRLIVGGGATVVTEYDAPRSAAYGNNQGGVIDSVITVTVSGYYPYELIGVQDGGNTVLQLTSVSGSHPQPTNGGNGSLPAGSVLVGDTANGGLAVYQNMTNTYSAASGTQVETNTIGLVADAVTIVKTNGGTLVLAPSAGTTNVYSGDTLVRGGALEGVDGVGLSAASNLVLDGGVYQGSGTFSRAVGTNAGEVSWGADGGGFSARGGTLDVALGGGTGQVTWGSGGFVPAGSALLFGSAQADSLVRFENDVDLGGAARTVLVTAGAGGDAAEMSGVLSDGALQVGDGSHGGILILTGANTYSGGTSVSGGTLVVANTSGSGTGSGAVDVLAGTLRGTGTVGGAVSVYAGGTLAAGTAAATGVLTVNGNLSLASGSTTTLRLNGTSAGTGYDQIRVGGTAAFGGTLDLDFGFVPTVGQSFTLFDASAYSGAFGTIDPSLSLRYSFADGVLTILGFRTSFVPYALTPNQKAVAAALDTVLDDSRAQSLVSSLDGVADNQLPAAFDQISPQPLLAVPQILFGNTRAALGDIDQHLSDLRAGVTGLSLSQLNFFDGQIPLNALIAGSDALPPSGVKAFRPTPDNPWSFFLSGGGDFGQMEPGGEAARSTFSGGRFTAGADYRLSRETVAGLYAGYDGTDAKLGGGSGADDDAARFGAYGSWKDAGGDWLGASFGGAYHWLDTSRAAYGGTASGQTGGTELNGSLRYGHDFPCGPWTITPTAALTYASLNFGAYDESGSLAPLSIREESASSCRSELGWTVQREFLVRGVRLRPYVRAGWEHEFLDTGQALTAHLASGAGAPFTVTANSLGQESASFGAGISATFTESLSGQLSYAGEAGNRFQDHTLSAALRVLF encoded by the coding sequence ATGCGTGGAGCACTCACCTTTCTGACCGTTTTTCTCCTTTCCGCGGCCTCCCTTCCCGCGGTGACCAATCCCACCCCGGTCGTCTCCTCCGCCGACTCGGTCACCGTCTCCGATCCCGGCAGCACCATCACCTTCTGGAAATCCCAGACCGCCCTGACCGGCAACCAGATCACCGCCGCGGAAGCCCTCATCGCCCTCTCCCCCAGCGACGCCCGGATCATCGCCCTGGCGACGGACAACGGCGCCGCCTCCATCAACTACATCGACGCGGCGGGCGTCAGCGACTTCGCCTCCACCGCGCGGGCGATCGGTTCCGACACGCTGACGATGGTAAAGACGACCGGCGCGGCGGGCGCGCCCACCAGCGGCACCTTCAATCCCGGCCTGACGGAGGACGACAACGTCGTCATCCAGGCCAAGGGCTTCCTCTACATCCCGGCGGGGACCTGGACCCTCACCGTCAAATCGGACGACGCCAACCGCCTGATCGTCGGCGGCGGGGCCACCGTGGTCACCGAATACGACGCGCCCCGCTCCGCCGCCTACGGGAACAACCAGGGCGGGGTGATCGACAGCGTCATCACCGTCACGGTTTCCGGCTACTATCCCTATGAGCTGATCGGCGTGCAGGACGGCGGGAACACGGTCCTCCAGCTCACCTCCGTCTCCGGCTCCCATCCGCAGCCGACCAACGGCGGCAACGGCTCCCTGCCCGCGGGCTCCGTCCTGGTGGGAGACACCGCCAACGGCGGCCTGGCCGTCTACCAGAACATGACGAACACCTACTCCGCCGCCAGCGGCACGCAGGTGGAGACGAACACCATCGGCCTGGTCGCCGACGCCGTGACCATCGTGAAGACCAACGGCGGCACGCTGGTCCTGGCCCCCTCCGCCGGAACCACCAACGTCTATTCCGGCGACACGCTGGTGCGGGGCGGCGCGCTGGAAGGGGTCGACGGCGTCGGCCTCTCCGCCGCCAGCAACCTGGTCCTGGACGGCGGCGTCTACCAAGGCTCCGGCACCTTCTCCCGCGCCGTGGGCACCAACGCCGGGGAGGTAAGCTGGGGGGCGGACGGCGGCGGCTTCTCCGCGCGCGGCGGCACGCTGGACGTGGCGCTGGGCGGCGGCACCGGCCAGGTCACCTGGGGGAGCGGCGGCTTCGTCCCCGCCGGGAGCGCCCTCCTCTTCGGCTCCGCCCAGGCCGATTCCCTGGTCCGCTTTGAGAACGACGTCGACCTGGGCGGCGCCGCGCGGACCGTCCTGGTCACGGCGGGCGCGGGCGGCGACGCGGCCGAGATGAGCGGCGTCCTTTCCGACGGCGCCCTGCAGGTGGGCGACGGAAGCCACGGCGGCATTCTGATCCTCACCGGGGCGAACACCTACTCCGGGGGCACCTCCGTCTCCGGCGGCACGCTCGTCGTCGCCAACACGTCGGGCAGCGGCACGGGCAGCGGCGCGGTCGACGTGCTGGCAGGCACCCTGCGCGGGACCGGCACCGTGGGGGGGGCCGTTTCCGTCTACGCCGGCGGCACGCTGGCCGCGGGCACCGCCGCCGCCACCGGCGTCCTGACGGTGAACGGAAACCTTTCCCTGGCTTCCGGCAGCACCACCACCCTGCGCCTCAACGGCACCTCCGCCGGCACCGGCTACGACCAGATCCGCGTCGGCGGCACGGCGGCCTTCGGCGGCACGCTCGACCTCGACTTCGGCTTCGTCCCCACGGTGGGGCAGAGCTTCACCCTCTTCGACGCCTCCGCCTACAGCGGCGCCTTCGGCACGATCGATCCCTCCCTTTCCCTGCGCTACAGTTTTGCCGACGGCGTCCTGACCATCCTGGGCTTCCGCACCTCCTTCGTCCCCTACGCGCTGACGCCCAACCAAAAGGCCGTCGCCGCCGCGCTCGACACCGTCCTGGACGATTCCCGGGCGCAGTCCCTCGTCAGCAGCCTCGACGGCGTTGCCGACAACCAGCTGCCCGCCGCCTTCGACCAAATTTCCCCGCAGCCGCTCCTGGCCGTGCCGCAGATCCTCTTCGGCAACACGCGCGCCGCCCTGGGCGACATCGACCAGCACCTCTCCGACCTGCGCGCGGGCGTCACGGGGCTCTCCCTCTCCCAGCTCAACTTCTTCGACGGGCAGATCCCGCTCAACGCCCTCATCGCCGGGAGCGACGCGCTGCCGCCCTCCGGCGTGAAGGCCTTCCGCCCCACGCCGGACAATCCCTGGAGCTTCTTCCTCTCCGGCGGGGGAGACTTCGGCCAAATGGAGCCGGGCGGCGAGGCGGCCCGCTCCACCTTCTCCGGCGGCCGCTTCACCGCGGGGGCCGATTACCGCCTGAGCCGGGAGACGGTGGCCGGCCTCTATGCGGGCTACGACGGGACCGACGCGAAACTGGGCGGCGGCAGCGGCGCGGACGACGACGCGGCGCGCTTCGGCGCCTACGGAAGCTGGAAGGACGCCGGGGGGGACTGGCTGGGCGCCTCCTTCGGCGGCGCCTACCACTGGCTCGACACCTCCCGCGCCGCCTACGGCGGCACCGCCTCCGGCCAGACGGGCGGCACGGAACTGAACGGCTCCCTGCGCTACGGCCACGACTTCCCCTGCGGCCCCTGGACGATCACGCCCACCGCCGCCCTCACCTACGCCAGCCTGAACTTCGGCGCCTACGACGAAAGCGGCTCCCTGGCCCCCCTCTCCATCCGGGAGGAGAGCGCCTCCTCCTGCCGGAGCGAGCTGGGCTGGACCGTGCAGCGGGAGTTCCTGGTCCGGGGCGTCCGGCTGCGGCCCTACGTCCGGGCGGGCTGGGAGCACGAGTTCCTCGAC